A window of bacterium BMS3Abin02 contains these coding sequences:
- the crtI_1 gene encoding phytoene desaturase — MDDALVIGAGHNGLAAAIVLADAGWNVTVLERNPVPGGAVRTEEVTLPGFRHDLFATNLNLFVGSPFFARYGAELADHGLSFVSSDRPFSSAFPDGRFLGISTDRDGTRASIAAFSTADADAWFELSAWFSRVAPHLFALLATPLPSARAIRALLKGTRALGRSWPGDLTRLVLQSPREFVQEHFATPEVQALCASWGMHLDFAPDVSGGALFPFLESMASFANGMVLGRGGAGNMIDAMVSLLEARGGTLRCNAEVDRIIVEGGKTSGVALTTGEHLDSRRAIVANLTPTALFGRLLRDVDLPSRLRRQVAAYRYGPGTMMIHLAMDGPAPWGNSEAAEYAYVHIGPYVDDMALAYQRVQAGLLPEAPTLVVGQPTVVDPSRAPAGKHILWVQVRMVPGKIRGDALGEIDTTSWAEAKEPYADRVMSILESYAPGLGDRVLRRAVLSPVDLEAADANLVGGDSLSGSHHLMQYLFLRPMAGWSRYKTAVERLWMCGASTWPGAGVGAGSGLLAGSGILAAHSRGSRFLSRIKV; from the coding sequence ATGGATGACGCACTGGTGATCGGTGCAGGACACAATGGGCTCGCGGCAGCGATCGTGCTTGCCGACGCCGGTTGGAACGTTACGGTGCTCGAGCGGAATCCGGTTCCCGGAGGTGCAGTTCGAACAGAGGAAGTCACGTTACCCGGCTTCCGTCACGATCTGTTCGCCACGAATCTCAATCTCTTCGTCGGATCGCCCTTCTTCGCTCGCTACGGCGCCGAGCTGGCCGATCATGGATTGTCGTTCGTTTCCAGCGATCGGCCATTCTCATCAGCGTTTCCAGATGGCCGGTTTCTGGGGATCAGCACGGACAGGGATGGCACACGCGCGTCGATTGCTGCGTTCTCCACCGCCGACGCCGATGCATGGTTCGAATTGTCCGCATGGTTCTCGCGTGTGGCGCCTCACCTGTTTGCATTGCTGGCGACTCCGCTCCCGTCCGCCAGAGCGATCCGTGCGCTCCTGAAGGGCACGCGAGCCCTGGGCCGATCGTGGCCCGGTGATCTCACCAGACTCGTTCTCCAGTCTCCCCGTGAGTTCGTTCAGGAGCACTTCGCCACGCCGGAGGTCCAGGCGCTGTGTGCGAGCTGGGGGATGCATCTGGACTTTGCTCCGGACGTCTCCGGAGGTGCGCTCTTCCCGTTCCTCGAATCGATGGCATCGTTTGCCAATGGCATGGTGCTGGGTCGCGGAGGTGCGGGGAACATGATCGACGCGATGGTTTCGCTGTTGGAGGCGCGGGGAGGAACGCTGCGGTGCAACGCCGAGGTGGATCGGATCATCGTGGAAGGTGGCAAGACGTCCGGGGTGGCACTGACGACCGGCGAACATCTCGATTCTCGACGCGCGATCGTGGCGAATCTGACTCCGACCGCCCTGTTCGGTCGGCTTCTGCGCGACGTGGATCTGCCCAGCCGGCTTCGTCGGCAGGTGGCCGCATATCGGTACGGGCCGGGAACCATGATGATCCATCTGGCCATGGACGGGCCTGCGCCGTGGGGGAACAGCGAGGCTGCCGAATACGCATATGTGCACATCGGACCGTATGTCGACGATATGGCGCTGGCCTACCAGCGCGTGCAGGCGGGTCTGCTTCCGGAGGCACCGACGCTTGTCGTCGGTCAGCCGACCGTCGTCGATCCGAGCCGCGCCCCAGCCGGGAAACATATCCTGTGGGTGCAGGTTCGTATGGTTCCCGGAAAGATTCGAGGTGACGCACTCGGCGAGATCGACACGACATCGTGGGCCGAGGCGAAGGAACCCTATGCCGATCGGGTGATGTCGATTCTCGAGTCGTACGCGCCCGGGCTCGGCGACCGGGTGCTTCGACGTGCGGTCTTGTCGCCGGTCGATCTCGAGGCGGCGGACGCGAACCTCGTCGGAGGGGACTCACTCTCCGGGAGCCACCACCTCATGCAGTACCTGTTCCTTCGGCCCATGGCGGGTTGGAGCCGGTACAAAACCGCAGTCGAACGCTTGTGGATGTGCGGAGCGAGTACCTGGCCGGGCGCCGGTGTCGGAGCCGGCTCGGGACTCCTGGCCGGGAGCGGGATCCTTGCGGCACACTCCAGGGGTTCTCGCTTCCTGTCCCGGATCAAGGTCTGA
- the cutM_1 gene encoding carbon monoxide dehydrogenase medium chain, with product MILAPLAYQRPASLDGAVRALAENPGARVLAGGQSLISVLKLRAARVDMLVDISRLAELQEIRRFDDGSIEIGAGVTYDRAARSEEVAAGHKIIAEVAARTVDQQVRDRGTIGGNVCHADPINNFPPLFVALGATMQLIGPDGERSVPAEQFITGFYVTDVNPGEILRSIIVPPIAGGAGVGYVDIEIGEAVARAVAVIETTGRRIDDAVVVVGCLPVPTRRPAVEDALRGGGTDEESVSAATSDAAEGLEPMSDPDASSDYRRAMIPVVTKRAVLAAVDEGGS from the coding sequence ATGATTCTCGCTCCTCTCGCCTACCAGCGGCCGGCGAGCCTCGATGGGGCGGTTCGGGCACTGGCGGAGAACCCCGGAGCCAGGGTCCTCGCAGGTGGGCAGAGCCTCATCAGTGTCCTCAAGCTCCGGGCGGCCCGGGTCGACATGCTCGTCGACATCAGTCGGCTGGCCGAACTCCAGGAGATCCGGAGGTTCGACGACGGCTCCATCGAAATCGGAGCGGGAGTGACCTACGACCGGGCGGCTCGCTCCGAGGAAGTGGCCGCCGGCCACAAGATCATCGCAGAGGTCGCGGCGCGCACGGTCGACCAGCAGGTGCGAGATCGGGGCACGATCGGAGGCAACGTGTGCCACGCCGACCCGATCAATAACTTCCCGCCGCTCTTTGTCGCTCTCGGAGCAACCATGCAGTTGATCGGGCCCGACGGGGAGCGCTCGGTGCCCGCGGAGCAATTCATCACCGGCTTCTACGTCACGGATGTGAATCCGGGTGAGATACTCCGATCGATCATCGTGCCGCCCATCGCCGGCGGAGCAGGTGTGGGCTATGTCGATATCGAGATTGGCGAGGCTGTCGCTCGAGCCGTTGCCGTGATCGAGACAACGGGGCGTCGCATCGATGATGCCGTGGTGGTTGTCGGGTGTCTTCCGGTCCCGACCCGCAGGCCGGCCGTCGAGGATGCGCTCCGAGGCGGTGGCACCGACGAGGAATCGGTCTCGGCCGCGACTTCCGACGCCGCAGAAGGATTGGAGCCGATGAGCGATCCGGACGCGAGCTCCGACTACCGACGAGCAATGATTCCGGTCGTGACGAAGAGGGCGGTGCTTGCTGCCGTCGATGAGGGAGGCAGTTGA